One Solea solea chromosome 5, fSolSol10.1, whole genome shotgun sequence genomic window carries:
- the ppef1 gene encoding serine/threonine-protein phosphatase with EF-hands 1 isoform X3, whose product MGCGTSIATETQGKKVETDEAVVKTTPALTMKAAVLIQRWYRRYMARLEMRRRYTWNIFQSIEYAGEQDQLQLSSFFSFMLDNFTQLSGNGPDLISQLLDPVVDPWLERETCYSLISVPDSYAGPRLSFPLSVSDMTVLLSAFKEQQTLHARYVLQLLYETKKLLKQMPNIIHLSTSYIHEITICGDLHGRLDDLLLIFYKNGLPSADTPYVFNGDFVDRGKKSIEVVIVLFAYLLLYPDYVHLNRGNHEDHIMNLRYGFTKEVMQKYKAHGHEILRLIQDIFSLLPLATVIDGKILIVHGGISDQTDLDFLGSIERHKVKSALRFPRRSLEELDLGQSYRKAKRMRPSGGSRPSSSRNQSKNQKTPTLRKRRHDVRRQDSNGSCSSSSSSSSSTSSICSPRTPSSLSPHPCLSPPSTPYTVNVLQVPFLDSLSSVPHPEPPQHEQEWKQIVDILWSDPKTQEGCSPNTFRGGGCYFGPDTTQRLLLQHGLQLLIRSHECKQEGYELCHGGQVITIFSASNYYEEGSNRGAYIKLGRELVPRFYQYQVSRTTRKLTLNQRVRAAEGSAFRALKEKLFSHRSELMAGFQQHDQNNTGCVSLSEWAQVLESVLRLDLPWRTLRPQLTRLTPDGSVEYQSCFEDMGPGISLPQVTPNLAETLFRYRTDIEIIFNIIDKDHSGLISTEEFRQTWRLFSAHLGVDIDDRAIDDLARSIDFNKDGSIDFTEFLEAFRVVHKLDSKDTHLSGKIDKEKC is encoded by the exons ATGGGATGTGGCACCTCCATCGCCACGGAAACACAAGGGAAGAAAGTGGAGACAG ATGAAGCAGTGGTAAAGACTACTCCGGCTCTGA CTATGAAGGCAGCGGTGTTGATCCAGCGATGGTACCGGCGCTACATGGCCCGTCTGGAGATGAGACGCAGATACACCTGGAACATCTTTCAGTCCATTGAATACGCCGGTGAACAGGACCAGCTACAG CTCTCCAGTTTTTTCAGTTTCATGCTGGACAACTTTACTCAGCTGAGTGGAAACGGTCCAG ACTTGATTTCCCAGCTGCTGGACCCAGTGGTGGACCCCTggttagagagagagacctgCTACAGCCTGATTTCTGTCCCAGACTCGTACGCCGGGCCCAGGTTATcgtttcctctctctgtctcggaCATGACCGTTCTGCTCAGCGCGTTTAAAGAGCAGCAG ACTCTGCACGCCAGATATGTCCTGCAGCTGCTATACGAGACCAAAAAACTGCTAAAACAGATGCCCAACATCATCCACCTGTCGACGTCCTACATCCACGAGATCACCATATGCG GTGATTTGCACGGGCGGCTGGATGACTTACTTCTAATATTTTATAAG AATGGCCTTCCCTCCGCGGACACGCCGTATGTTTTCAACGGGGACTTTGTGGACCGCGGGAAAAAGTCGATCGAAGTGGTCATCGTCCTGTTCGCCTATCTTTTGCTGTACCCCGACTACGTGCACTTGAACCGCGGAAACCACGAAGACCACATCATGAACCTCag ATACGGCTTCACCAAAGAAGTCATGCAGAAGTACAAG GCTCATGGACACGAGATCCTCCGGCTGATCCAGGACATTTTCAGCCTCCTGCCACTCGCGACAGTTATTGATGGGAAGATCCTAATCGTGCACGGAGGGATATCAGACCAGACCGACTTGGACTTCCTCGGCTCCATAGAGAGGCACAAG GTGAAATCTGCCTTGAGGTTTCCCAGACGCAGTTTGGAGGAGCTAGACCTGGGTCAGTCCTATAGAAAAGCAAAGAGAATGAGACCGTCGGGCGGTTCTCGTCCCAGCAGCAGTCGTAACCAGAGCAAGAACCAAAAAACGCCCACTCTGAG GAAGAGACGACATGATGTCAGACGTCAAGACAGCAACGGCTCCTGTTCTTCCTCAtcgtcctcgtcctcatccACGTCTTCAATCTGCTCTCCACGAACTCCGTCCAGCCTCTCACCTCACCCGTGCCTATCTCCTCCCAGCACTCCTTACACTGTCAATGTCCTCCAAGTGCCTTTTCTGgactctctgtcctctgtcccccaCCCAGAGCCTCCAcaacatgaacaggaatggaaacaG ATTGTGGATATATTATGGAGTGACCCTAAAACCCAAGAAGGATGCAGCCCCAACACGTTCAGAGGTGGAGGCTGCTACTTTGGCCCCGACACCACCCAgagactgctgctgcagcacggACTCCAGCTGCTCATCAGGTCCCACGAGTGCAAACAGGAGGGATATGAGCTGTGTCACGGGGGACAG gTGATCACTATTTTCTCAGCGTCTAACTACTACGAGGAGGGAAGCAACCGTGGTGCCTACATCAAACTGGGCAGAGAACTGGTTCCCCGCTTCTACCAGTACCAAGTCAGCCGCACGACACGCAAGCTCACCCTGAACCAGAG AGTACGAGCGGCTGAAGGTTCTGCTTTCAGGGCTTTGAAGGAGAAGCTGTTCTCTCACCGCTCTGAGCTGATGGCAGGCTTCCAGCAGCACGACCAGAACAACACAG GCTGCGTGTCGCTCAGCGAGTGGGCTCAGGTGCTGGAGTCAGTGCTGAGACTGGACCTGCCCTGGAGGACACTCCGTCCACAATTAACTCGCCTGACACCAGATGGCAGTGTGGAGTATCAGTCGTGCTTTGAAGACATGGGACCAGGGATTTCTCTGCCTCAG GTCACTCCAAACTTGGCTGAAACTCTGTTCAGATACAGAACAGACATCGAGATCATATTCAACATCATAGACAAAGACCACTCAG GTCTGATCTCCACCGAGGAGTTCCGTCAAACCTGGCGTCTGTTCAGTGCCCACCTGGGCGTCGACATTGACGACAGAGCCATCGACGACCTGGCGCGCAGCATCGACTTCAACAAGGACGGCAGCATAGACTTCACGGAGTTCCTGGAAGCCTTCAGAGTGGTGCACAAGCTGGACAGCAAGGATACACACCTCAGTGGAAAGATAGACAAAGAGAAGTGTTAA
- the ppef1 gene encoding serine/threonine-protein phosphatase with EF-hands 1 isoform X1, producing the protein MGCGTSIATETQGKKVETDEAVVKTTPALTMKAAVLIQRWYRRYMARLEMRRRYTWNIFQSIEYAGEQDQLQLSSFFSFMLDNFTQLSGNGPDLISQLLDPVVDPWLERETCYSLISVPDSYAGPRLSFPLSVSDMTVLLSAFKEQQVPNTSKSAPSHTCACLRLVLFSSTQTLHARYVLQLLYETKKLLKQMPNIIHLSTSYIHEITICGDLHGRLDDLLLIFYKNGLPSADTPYVFNGDFVDRGKKSIEVVIVLFAYLLLYPDYVHLNRGNHEDHIMNLRYGFTKEVMQKYKAHGHEILRLIQDIFSLLPLATVIDGKILIVHGGISDQTDLDFLGSIERHKVKSALRFPRRSLEELDLGQSYRKAKRMRPSGGSRPSSSRNQSKNQKTPTLRKRRHDVRRQDSNGSCSSSSSSSSSTSSICSPRTPSSLSPHPCLSPPSTPYTVNVLQVPFLDSLSSVPHPEPPQHEQEWKQIVDILWSDPKTQEGCSPNTFRGGGCYFGPDTTQRLLLQHGLQLLIRSHECKQEGYELCHGGQVITIFSASNYYEEGSNRGAYIKLGRELVPRFYQYQVSRTTRKLTLNQRVRAAEGSAFRALKEKLFSHRSELMAGFQQHDQNNTGCVSLSEWAQVLESVLRLDLPWRTLRPQLTRLTPDGSVEYQSCFEDMGPGISLPQVTPNLAETLFRYRTDIEIIFNIIDKDHSGLISTEEFRQTWRLFSAHLGVDIDDRAIDDLARSIDFNKDGSIDFTEFLEAFRVVHKLDSKDTHLSGKIDKEKC; encoded by the exons ATGGGATGTGGCACCTCCATCGCCACGGAAACACAAGGGAAGAAAGTGGAGACAG ATGAAGCAGTGGTAAAGACTACTCCGGCTCTGA CTATGAAGGCAGCGGTGTTGATCCAGCGATGGTACCGGCGCTACATGGCCCGTCTGGAGATGAGACGCAGATACACCTGGAACATCTTTCAGTCCATTGAATACGCCGGTGAACAGGACCAGCTACAG CTCTCCAGTTTTTTCAGTTTCATGCTGGACAACTTTACTCAGCTGAGTGGAAACGGTCCAG ACTTGATTTCCCAGCTGCTGGACCCAGTGGTGGACCCCTggttagagagagagacctgCTACAGCCTGATTTCTGTCCCAGACTCGTACGCCGGGCCCAGGTTATcgtttcctctctctgtctcggaCATGACCGTTCTGCTCAGCGCGTTTAAAGAGCAGCAGGTACCGAATACGTCAAAGTCCGCTCCTTCTCACACCTGTGCTTGTCTGAGGttggttttattttcctccacaCAGACTCTGCACGCCAGATATGTCCTGCAGCTGCTATACGAGACCAAAAAACTGCTAAAACAGATGCCCAACATCATCCACCTGTCGACGTCCTACATCCACGAGATCACCATATGCG GTGATTTGCACGGGCGGCTGGATGACTTACTTCTAATATTTTATAAG AATGGCCTTCCCTCCGCGGACACGCCGTATGTTTTCAACGGGGACTTTGTGGACCGCGGGAAAAAGTCGATCGAAGTGGTCATCGTCCTGTTCGCCTATCTTTTGCTGTACCCCGACTACGTGCACTTGAACCGCGGAAACCACGAAGACCACATCATGAACCTCag ATACGGCTTCACCAAAGAAGTCATGCAGAAGTACAAG GCTCATGGACACGAGATCCTCCGGCTGATCCAGGACATTTTCAGCCTCCTGCCACTCGCGACAGTTATTGATGGGAAGATCCTAATCGTGCACGGAGGGATATCAGACCAGACCGACTTGGACTTCCTCGGCTCCATAGAGAGGCACAAG GTGAAATCTGCCTTGAGGTTTCCCAGACGCAGTTTGGAGGAGCTAGACCTGGGTCAGTCCTATAGAAAAGCAAAGAGAATGAGACCGTCGGGCGGTTCTCGTCCCAGCAGCAGTCGTAACCAGAGCAAGAACCAAAAAACGCCCACTCTGAG GAAGAGACGACATGATGTCAGACGTCAAGACAGCAACGGCTCCTGTTCTTCCTCAtcgtcctcgtcctcatccACGTCTTCAATCTGCTCTCCACGAACTCCGTCCAGCCTCTCACCTCACCCGTGCCTATCTCCTCCCAGCACTCCTTACACTGTCAATGTCCTCCAAGTGCCTTTTCTGgactctctgtcctctgtcccccaCCCAGAGCCTCCAcaacatgaacaggaatggaaacaG ATTGTGGATATATTATGGAGTGACCCTAAAACCCAAGAAGGATGCAGCCCCAACACGTTCAGAGGTGGAGGCTGCTACTTTGGCCCCGACACCACCCAgagactgctgctgcagcacggACTCCAGCTGCTCATCAGGTCCCACGAGTGCAAACAGGAGGGATATGAGCTGTGTCACGGGGGACAG gTGATCACTATTTTCTCAGCGTCTAACTACTACGAGGAGGGAAGCAACCGTGGTGCCTACATCAAACTGGGCAGAGAACTGGTTCCCCGCTTCTACCAGTACCAAGTCAGCCGCACGACACGCAAGCTCACCCTGAACCAGAG AGTACGAGCGGCTGAAGGTTCTGCTTTCAGGGCTTTGAAGGAGAAGCTGTTCTCTCACCGCTCTGAGCTGATGGCAGGCTTCCAGCAGCACGACCAGAACAACACAG GCTGCGTGTCGCTCAGCGAGTGGGCTCAGGTGCTGGAGTCAGTGCTGAGACTGGACCTGCCCTGGAGGACACTCCGTCCACAATTAACTCGCCTGACACCAGATGGCAGTGTGGAGTATCAGTCGTGCTTTGAAGACATGGGACCAGGGATTTCTCTGCCTCAG GTCACTCCAAACTTGGCTGAAACTCTGTTCAGATACAGAACAGACATCGAGATCATATTCAACATCATAGACAAAGACCACTCAG GTCTGATCTCCACCGAGGAGTTCCGTCAAACCTGGCGTCTGTTCAGTGCCCACCTGGGCGTCGACATTGACGACAGAGCCATCGACGACCTGGCGCGCAGCATCGACTTCAACAAGGACGGCAGCATAGACTTCACGGAGTTCCTGGAAGCCTTCAGAGTGGTGCACAAGCTGGACAGCAAGGATACACACCTCAGTGGAAAGATAGACAAAGAGAAGTGTTAA
- the ppef1 gene encoding serine/threonine-protein phosphatase with EF-hands 1 isoform X2 translates to MGCGTSIATETQGKKVETDEAVVKTTPALTMKAAVLIQRWYRRYMARLEMRRRYTWNIFQSIEYAGEQDQLQLSSFFSFMLDNFTQLSGNGPDLISQLLDPVVDPWLERETCYSLISVPDSYAGPRLSFPLSVSDMTVLLSAFKEQQTLHARYVLQLLYETKKLLKQMPNIIHLSTSYIHEITICGDLHGRLDDLLLIFYKNGLPSADTPYVFNGDFVDRGKKSIEVVIVLFAYLLLYPDYVHLNRGNHEDHIMNLRYGFTKEVMQKYKAHGHEILRLIQDIFSLLPLATVIDGKILIVHGGISDQTDLDFLGSIERHKVKSALRFPRRSLEELDLGQSYRKAKRMRPSGGSRPSSSRNQSKNQKTPTLRKRRHDVRRQDSNGSCSSSSSSSSSTSSICSPRTPSSLSPHPCLSPPSTPYTVNVLQVPFLDSLSSVPHPEPPQHEQEWKQVRRADSGEFTDLDFATFISFLLPLQIVDILWSDPKTQEGCSPNTFRGGGCYFGPDTTQRLLLQHGLQLLIRSHECKQEGYELCHGGQVITIFSASNYYEEGSNRGAYIKLGRELVPRFYQYQVSRTTRKLTLNQRVRAAEGSAFRALKEKLFSHRSELMAGFQQHDQNNTGCVSLSEWAQVLESVLRLDLPWRTLRPQLTRLTPDGSVEYQSCFEDMGPGISLPQVTPNLAETLFRYRTDIEIIFNIIDKDHSGLISTEEFRQTWRLFSAHLGVDIDDRAIDDLARSIDFNKDGSIDFTEFLEAFRVVHKLDSKDTHLSGKIDKEKC, encoded by the exons ATGGGATGTGGCACCTCCATCGCCACGGAAACACAAGGGAAGAAAGTGGAGACAG ATGAAGCAGTGGTAAAGACTACTCCGGCTCTGA CTATGAAGGCAGCGGTGTTGATCCAGCGATGGTACCGGCGCTACATGGCCCGTCTGGAGATGAGACGCAGATACACCTGGAACATCTTTCAGTCCATTGAATACGCCGGTGAACAGGACCAGCTACAG CTCTCCAGTTTTTTCAGTTTCATGCTGGACAACTTTACTCAGCTGAGTGGAAACGGTCCAG ACTTGATTTCCCAGCTGCTGGACCCAGTGGTGGACCCCTggttagagagagagacctgCTACAGCCTGATTTCTGTCCCAGACTCGTACGCCGGGCCCAGGTTATcgtttcctctctctgtctcggaCATGACCGTTCTGCTCAGCGCGTTTAAAGAGCAGCAG ACTCTGCACGCCAGATATGTCCTGCAGCTGCTATACGAGACCAAAAAACTGCTAAAACAGATGCCCAACATCATCCACCTGTCGACGTCCTACATCCACGAGATCACCATATGCG GTGATTTGCACGGGCGGCTGGATGACTTACTTCTAATATTTTATAAG AATGGCCTTCCCTCCGCGGACACGCCGTATGTTTTCAACGGGGACTTTGTGGACCGCGGGAAAAAGTCGATCGAAGTGGTCATCGTCCTGTTCGCCTATCTTTTGCTGTACCCCGACTACGTGCACTTGAACCGCGGAAACCACGAAGACCACATCATGAACCTCag ATACGGCTTCACCAAAGAAGTCATGCAGAAGTACAAG GCTCATGGACACGAGATCCTCCGGCTGATCCAGGACATTTTCAGCCTCCTGCCACTCGCGACAGTTATTGATGGGAAGATCCTAATCGTGCACGGAGGGATATCAGACCAGACCGACTTGGACTTCCTCGGCTCCATAGAGAGGCACAAG GTGAAATCTGCCTTGAGGTTTCCCAGACGCAGTTTGGAGGAGCTAGACCTGGGTCAGTCCTATAGAAAAGCAAAGAGAATGAGACCGTCGGGCGGTTCTCGTCCCAGCAGCAGTCGTAACCAGAGCAAGAACCAAAAAACGCCCACTCTGAG GAAGAGACGACATGATGTCAGACGTCAAGACAGCAACGGCTCCTGTTCTTCCTCAtcgtcctcgtcctcatccACGTCTTCAATCTGCTCTCCACGAACTCCGTCCAGCCTCTCACCTCACCCGTGCCTATCTCCTCCCAGCACTCCTTACACTGTCAATGTCCTCCAAGTGCCTTTTCTGgactctctgtcctctgtcccccaCCCAGAGCCTCCAcaacatgaacaggaatggaaacaGGTCAGGCGAGCAGATTCAGGGGAATTCACTGACCTTGATTTTGCGACATTTATCAGCTTCCTTCTCCCTTTACAGATTGTGGATATATTATGGAGTGACCCTAAAACCCAAGAAGGATGCAGCCCCAACACGTTCAGAGGTGGAGGCTGCTACTTTGGCCCCGACACCACCCAgagactgctgctgcagcacggACTCCAGCTGCTCATCAGGTCCCACGAGTGCAAACAGGAGGGATATGAGCTGTGTCACGGGGGACAG gTGATCACTATTTTCTCAGCGTCTAACTACTACGAGGAGGGAAGCAACCGTGGTGCCTACATCAAACTGGGCAGAGAACTGGTTCCCCGCTTCTACCAGTACCAAGTCAGCCGCACGACACGCAAGCTCACCCTGAACCAGAG AGTACGAGCGGCTGAAGGTTCTGCTTTCAGGGCTTTGAAGGAGAAGCTGTTCTCTCACCGCTCTGAGCTGATGGCAGGCTTCCAGCAGCACGACCAGAACAACACAG GCTGCGTGTCGCTCAGCGAGTGGGCTCAGGTGCTGGAGTCAGTGCTGAGACTGGACCTGCCCTGGAGGACACTCCGTCCACAATTAACTCGCCTGACACCAGATGGCAGTGTGGAGTATCAGTCGTGCTTTGAAGACATGGGACCAGGGATTTCTCTGCCTCAG GTCACTCCAAACTTGGCTGAAACTCTGTTCAGATACAGAACAGACATCGAGATCATATTCAACATCATAGACAAAGACCACTCAG GTCTGATCTCCACCGAGGAGTTCCGTCAAACCTGGCGTCTGTTCAGTGCCCACCTGGGCGTCGACATTGACGACAGAGCCATCGACGACCTGGCGCGCAGCATCGACTTCAACAAGGACGGCAGCATAGACTTCACGGAGTTCCTGGAAGCCTTCAGAGTGGTGCACAAGCTGGACAGCAAGGATACACACCTCAGTGGAAAGATAGACAAAGAGAAGTGTTAA